The proteins below come from a single Papaver somniferum cultivar HN1 chromosome 11, ASM357369v1, whole genome shotgun sequence genomic window:
- the LOC113322703 gene encoding sucrose-phosphatase 1-like, whose translation MDRLSSPARLMIVSDLDHTMVDHHDKENISLLRFNALWEANYRHDSLLVFSTGRSPTLYKELRKEKPMLNPDITIMSVGTEITYGDAMVPDNGWEQFLNQKWDKDVVREETSKFPELKLQAETEQRAHKVSFYVDKAKAQDVTKALSERLAKRGLDVKIIYSGGVDLDILPQGAGKGQALAYLLKKLTSEGKKPTNTLACGDSGNDAELFTIPEIYGCMVSNAQEELLQWHAENAKNNPNIIHATERCAAGIIQTIGHFKLGPNISPRDITDFSNCSLENAQPGFEIVKFYLFYERWRRAEIVNFEQDIQNLEDILHPSGVLVHPSGVIRSLYDCLSELRNCYGDKKGKQFRVFVDRVSSAQVGHGSWLVKFYKCEISDEGQTSSIVTVLLNAKDGEKDGYSWVHIHQTWLKGCSAADESSWLL comes from the exons ATGGATAGACTTAGTAGTCCAGCACGTCTTATGATAGTTTCGGATCTTGATCATACAATG GTTGATCACCATGACAAGGAAAATATCTCATTACTTAGGTTCAATGCGTTGTGGGAAGCAAATTACCGTCACGATTCGTTGCTAGTTTTTTCTACTGGACGTTCACCTACACTCTATAAGGAACTGAGAAAAGAGAAACCTATGTTAAATCCAGATATAACGATAATGTCTGTTGGAACAGAAATAACATATGGTGATGCAATGGTGCCAGACAATGGTTGGGAACAGTTTCTGAATCAAAAGTGGGATAAAGATGTTGTTAGAGAAGAAACATCCAAGTTCCCTGAACTAAAATTACAG GCAGAGACTGAGCAGCGGGCACACAAGGTTAGCTTTTATGTCGATAAGGCTAAGGCTCAGGACGTGACGAAGGCACTCTCAGAACGTCTTGCAAAACGCGGG CTAGACGTCAAAATAATTTATAGTGGAGGTGTGGATCTGGATATTCTACCACAAGGTGCTGGGAAAGGACAGGCTCTTGCATATTTGCTTAAGAAATTAACAAGTGAAGGAAAAAAACCAACTAATACTCTTGCTTGTGGTGATTCTGGCAATGATGCTGAACTCTTTACTATTCCAGAAATATATGGTTGCATG GTCAGTAACGCCCAGGAGGAACTTTTACAGTGGCATGCAGAAAATGCGAAAAACAACCCTAATATAATCCATGCAACTGAGAGGTGCGCAGCTGGAATCATTCAAACCATTGGTCATTTTAAGCTAGGTCCAAACATATCTCCAAGAGATATTACGGACTTCTCAAATTGCAGTCTTGAGAATGCCCAACCTGGTTTTGAGATAGTGAAGTTCTATTTGTTCTATGAGCGATGGAGGCGTGCAGAAATTGTTAACTTTGAGCAGGACATTCAGAACTTGGAAGATATTTTG CACCCATCTGGAGTCTTAGTTCATCCTTCTGGAGTGATACGTTCTCTCTATGACTGTCTAAGTGAGTTGAGAAATTGTTATGGAGACAAAAAAGGAAAACAGTTCCGGGTTTTTGTAGATCGAGTTTCCTCTGCTCAAGTTGGTCATGGCTCGTGGTTAGTGAAGTTCTACAAGTGTGAAATCTCTG ATGAAGGACAAACAAGTTCTATTGTCACTGTTTTGCTTAATGCAAAG GATGGTGAAAAAGATGGGTATAGTTGGGTTCACATACATCAAACATGGTTGAAGGGATGCAGTGCAGCTGATGAATCTTCCTGGTTGCTCTAG